The Macaca thibetana thibetana isolate TM-01 chromosome 9, ASM2454274v1, whole genome shotgun sequence region TGGAGAGGGTTGAATTCAAGCTATGTTAAAGGGATCAGATTTATCTATAGTAGGATGATCTCATGTTCCCATTGCCCAGGGTAGTTTTGCCTGTTGTCCCAGTGTGATTACTCATGGCGGCCCCTTTCATGCTCAAGTATCCCTGTTTGGATAAGTTATGTGGTCCTGCAATCCTAAAGGCTTTGTGGAACCCCCAAAGGTTTCACAGAGGGACAGGGTTAGGCTAGCCTTGAAAGGTCAGTGCCCACAATGCTTGCTGGACCTGGAGGCAGGAGCTGGGAcaccctccagtctgggtgattcAGGTCAAAATCTTTCGGTTAATGGTAAATCACCAACAGTAGCCAGGATACGGTGAAATGGGCACTCTTCGGGGAGTGCAAATTGTTCCAGACCTTTTTTGGAAATCAATTTTGCAGCACACGTCAAGAGCCTTGAAAAATGTCCATGCCCTTTGTTAATTTCACTTCTGGAAATCTCTCCTACGGAAATAATCCCAAATATAGAAAAGGTTCTTTGCATAGACGTTCATCATAAAACTCTATGCAACAGGTCTAGAGACCAATCAGAATGCCACAATAGATGATATTGAGGACATAGGATATATCTATCAATGGACTCTAAGTTCCATAGAACAGGGACAATGTCTGATTACTGACCACTGTATCCCCACAGCTAACATAGTATCTgacatatttgtttaatgaataaacaagtgaataaaattttgtatcaggttaaacaaaaaagatataaaacaatcCTTAAATATGACATATAAGTACCTATATGGACACACTACGATctcaatcatttttttaaaaaacagacatatgTATATGACTATGcatatgaaaacttttaaaatgactcCCCAAAATGTAAACAGTGATTATGTTTGAGTGGCGGAACTCCTgataatttcctttaattttatttttgtatatattatatatctttcaTAATGAATATGATTAATTttgtaatgggaaaaaaaaaaggccacatcAATACTTTAATAAAGAAAGGATAGCATTAGGCAGGGTTTTAGCACTCAGCGAGGATGTGATAAAGTTTTGCATCTTCCGAGGATTCCCAGTCAGTCTTTGTGGTATGAGTCTCTAATTCCAGCCATGATCCTCCTCTGTAAGATGGGTTCCTCCTGCAATGGGTGGCAGAGGGTCCACTTGCTGGCTACAGATGCCCCCCCACACctaccccccaccacccccaggaGCTAGAGATACTGAAAGGTGCTGGCTTTCATTGGGGCAGTTTCTACACTCATAAGCAGCCATCAGAAATGATATCtaggccaggcagtggctcatgcctgtaatcccagcattttggaaggcagagcagggtggatcacctgaggtcaggagttcgagaccagcctggccaatatagtgaaaccccgtctctactaaaaatacaaaaagaaaaaaaaattagctgggtgtggtggcaggcacctgtaatcccagttacatgggaggctgaggcaggagaattgcttgaatccaggaagtgaaagttgcagtgagccaagatcacgccattgcactccagcctgggcagcatgagtgaaactccgtctcaaaacaaaaaaagaaagaaagaaaaagaaaaagatatccaGCAAGATGAAAAACTATTGGTGATACAGTTTTAAGTGAAATAGACCAGAATACAAAAAGCCATGATCACTATGAACAtatctttgcaaactatgcacaTGGCAAAAATTtaccaaaagaatgaaaaagcctCACAAAAAATATGACTACATGCAGCCAGAGGTGAGACAGACAACCAAAACCGAATGCACCTTTTCAGCAATAACAATTTTAGAGACATTCCCGGAACTAGCATGGGTGTCTACAGTTGCTTACCCAGTGACTCTAGGCTCCAGGGCAACCTGTTTCTTAGAGcagagcttctcaaactttaatgtgcacacAATTAAGGGATTGTGTGATAAAACGTGGATTTGGATTCAATTGAGCTGGGCTGGCAACAAGGACTCTGCGTTATCTACAAGCTCCAGGTGATACTGGGGCACAGAACACACTCATTGAGGCTTCTACCCACTATCCCAATTCTTAGCACCAAGCACCTTCCCCAGATGCCTGGCCTGGCCCTCCGTCCTCAAACATGTCTGCACCTGAAGTTATCTGTGTCCCCAGTATCTTGGCACCATCAAGACTAATAATGAGAAGCAACTTCAGGCACTTGCGCAGGGTCCAGGGGGGCCTGAGGCCCCCAATTCCTTGGGAAGTTTGGACAATGACATCTTTCTGGGGTGATGTGAAGACAAAAGTGACTCATCTTGGATGCTAATTTGCCGTGTTGACTTCTGATTAGCCCCAGTCCCATGAATGCCTCCTGACTCCTACTTTATTTACTGTCCCGAGTGTAAGAATACGTACTCCTGCTTTTAGATCAAAGCAAGCTTGATGCTATTGTGCAAATTCTGGGCTATGATGCACATGGCATTCTTGCCTGCTCTGGTGCACTGCCTTTCATTGTCTTGCTGGAGCACGTATATCCATTTTCTATGGTATATAAGCCTTGGGTCCGTGAGTAACAGTGCAGAGATCTGCCTGTCTTGTGGCCACCCAAGACCACCCTTCTGCCTATAAGTTCCCTCAATAAAACACTCAATACCAACAAACTGGATTTGTTTGCCTCCTTCTTTGGTCTCTTGGCTCCTTTGGCATTTGGGGGTTGCTTTGTGCATGTGGCGTTTTCACAAAATAGATGGGTCCCGGAGCCTGGGCTTTGCTGGCAGGTGGTCACCTGGAGCAGCCAGCAGTAGATGGCACCACAGGACAAGCACAAGCTGTGTCCAAGAGAGTGGCCCAAGAAATCTGCCCAAAATCcaacacaaaaatgaacaaaggaactGAATGGGAGATGTGACCAAAAGAAGTGATAAGATAAACAGCTCCAGGAAGAGAGCTGCTGGCTCAAAGAGCACTTGTCTTGGGTGTCAGTTCACGGGTTCTTGGTCGGCGTGAGAGCCCTGTGCCAGACGCCCTGTGCAGAACCGATGCCGGCTTATGATGAGGCTCTTCCAGGGCTCCAGCACATGAATACCCTGCCCTGGGAGGCTCTAGTAGGCCAGTCACTGTCCACTCTGCTGGAGGGTTGGTCTGAGCCAACAGAGCCGTGCAGAGACATCCCATCCAATGCAGCCCAGAAGCAGTCTTGACATTTCTTTCCCTGCAAGGACAGGCTGTCTGGTCCACACATAGATGAAGCCTTGGGCCTGGTTCAGCATCCAGAGGACTAGGCCAAAACCCCCAAGGTAAGATATTCACACTCATTGGAgccctttctcctttttccctgGCTGGCTGGAGGAAGGGGACCCCTGCTTTTTTCAGCCAGTGCCCCATGAAGTTAGACTCCCAGGACTCCCTGCCCCTGATCCTACTGAAGGCCACTGGGATGCCCAGGATGCCCAATACCCTGAGGAAGCTTTGAAAGATTCGTGGCACATTATCTGGGGCAAGTCAGCTCAGTGGTCAGAGCACGGAGTGAAGGAAGCTGCAGCCACGGCCTTGAGTTCTGGAGGCCTCTGTAGTGGGTCAACAGTGGGGAAAGCCACAGAGTCTCAGTCCAGCTGCTGTATCACATGAGGTCCTTGGAGGCAAGGAAGGGCAGGCAGGAGACTGTGGCTGCAGCAGCCTGAGCCCTGGCCCCTTCCCATGCTGGACTCCTATCCAGCACCAAACATTCAGCAGTGAGTGGCACCTTTACCATCAACCCACCACGGAAAACTTCCCTGGAGCTCTCTCCTTGTGCCAGGGCCTGTCCATGGCATGGAAGACACAAGCCCCATGATGATATATGGATTTCACCTGCAGGGCGCTCGCCATCTCATCGAGGAGAGGAACTTGCAGGCTGATTTCCATGTAAGGCGGAAGACACAGTGATAGAGAAAAGGGATGGAGTAGGAAGTAAGTCCTGGAATTCCTGCTGCAGAGGGCTGTGAACCAAGACTACTGGATCTATTCACTTCAGCTGGATGCACTAATGATATAACAGTAATCCCACTGTTTTGCATTCATGGAATTCTTTACTTCTGAAGCGCCTCCATATGCCATCTCTCACAGAGGTGAGGAGTTGACCAAGGTCTGGAGCTCTGACTCCAAGCGCTTCTTCCCTCACCCTACAGTGACCCCGTGATCTCACTGATGGAGGTGAAATCCCTGGGTTCCCAGGCCAGGCATCTGTTGCTGTGTCACCAGAATGAACCCTGCCTGCTGCCAGCAGACATCTCCGGCTCTGGCATCTTTCAGCTCAAGCTGCAAGGCTTACTGTGACCTCTGGAATCTGCACTCAGAATTCTCCCAGGAACAAACAGCTGAAGTATCAGAATGCCAGTTTTCACGATGCAAACGGATGCAAAAACGGCTCTTGCCAGCCTCTCTGGGCCCCAGAAAGCCAGGAATGCTGGGGTGCCACCCCAGCTTGCAGTGTGCCCACTTCGCTAAGTGAAAGAGCCTGGCAAGGGACACGGCAGGGAGAAGCCCTAGACCTGATTAAATGGGATTGGACCTGCCATTTAGCCTCAGGGACACTTTGGAGACTTCCGTGTGTACTGTGGACAGGGGTAGATGCTCCAACTCCTCCAGGGGGGGACTCTGCTGGCAAGTCAGCACCAGGGCCTTGATCTCCTTCTTGAAGTTGGTGTTGAGAAAGCCGTAGATGAATGGGTTGACACAGGTGGAGGCCATGGCAAGCAAGTGGCACACCAAGAAGATGAGGTTCCCATGGCAGATGGGGATGGCCTCATGGTGCCAGTCCTCCAGGCTGTTGAACACATGCAGAGGCAGCCAGAGCACAGCGAAGGCCACCACCATCGCCACCAGCACCACATTGACCTGCTTCATCTGCCCAGCTCGCAAGCTGTAGGTGCCCTTGTGGAACACACGCCCCTGCCTCTGCAGGCGCCGGTAGATGCGTGCATAACAGACCAGGATGAAGCCCAGTGGGAGGCAGTactggaagaggaggaggaaggtggtaTAGATGGTGCGGTGGTGAGCCAGTGGCCAGGACTCAGTACAGACCACCTTATCCGCCAGGAACTCCAGAGCCTTGGAGTGGTTCTTGTGGAAGACATTCTCCAGGATGCTATTGGCCAGGAAGGGCAGGGAGAGGACACAGGCAATGACCCAGATGAGCACAATCCCCAGGTAAGCCTGAGAGATGCTGGGCTTCCAGCCTGTTGGGTTGATGATGAGCTGATGCCTCTCCAGGGCCACAAGGACGAGCGAGAGGATGGAGACCGTCACCGACACACACTGGATGAAGGCCGACATCTTGCAGAGGGTCTCTCCGAAGATCCAGTAATCCATGATGGTATAGATGGCGGTCAGCGGCTGGCAGAGGAGGCACATGAGGAAGTCAGAGAAGGCCAGGTTGGTGATAAGCAGGTTGGTCACATTGGTTTTCTCCTTCTGCCTCACAGTTACACACATCAGGCAGAGGTTACCCAGGACCCCCACGACAGTCTCAATGCTGTAGGAAGTGACGATGAAGACCATCATGTCCACAGAATCCTGGCAAGGGTCAGAGAAGTTGTATGGGATGCCCAGGGGCTTGCTTCTGTTTTCACCCTGTAGGGATTTTGGCAGCTGCAAGGCCAGGAGGTGAGAGGTGTTCATGGTGGATGTGAAAAGATTCCAGGACACTCGAACTAAGTGATACACTTCAGGGATGATGCCTGCAAGGCAAACAGACAAACAATACTCAGGGATCAAGCCCAGGGTAGAATCCAGGGAGGAGCAGGGCCGGGTAGAAAGGCTCTCAGCTGCTTCCATCCCAAGGCTGGTACCTGGAGGGGCTATTACCTAAGGCTCATGGTAAGACACTGGCATCCAATGATTTCTACCCTGTTAGAAGCACTTGTTGCATGCTGGCTACTGTGCTCAGCGCTTTCATCTATTAGCTAGTTTATTCCTAGTTTTTCaatccatttcatagatgaggaatcTAAGACCCCGAGATGGAAAGCAACTTGCCCATAGTCACACAGTTTATTAGTAACAGGGCCCCGTTACAAACTCAGGTCGTCTAATGCCAGAACTTGTTCTACCAATTCCCTCTGGCCTCAGGATCTGAGGCTGTTCTGATGATGAAGAAGTTGGAGTGCTGTATGCAGAGTTCAGTGAAGGAATTGTTCAGGGAGGATGGGTAGAATGCCCCTTGTCACATTTTATCTGAATGGAGACAGCAATAAATGCCACTCTGCACAGGATTGCTTGTGTCCTTCCACGGCACCCCATTCCCTTCAACGTAGAGCTAAAGCCTCGAGGATCCACACTCAGTGCACCCGCCTGGtctcagcccctccctgccctgccagcCTTTTTTTTAAGGGATACCTGGCAAAGTTGAAGACTGCCCGGTATGAAAAGCCTGGCTCATCAGCACACCAGCTTCCTTCTACCACCCactatgtgcacacacatacctGGCCAAAGTCACAGGTGCCCAGTGTCCTCCCCAGAACCCACTCCATGACTATGTTCAAGTCACCTGATGCAGTGTGCAGCTCACAAGCACACCAGACTGTTCCACATCTCTATGCCCTGGTACAGGCTGTCCCTTCCTCGAGACCTCCTCAGCACAACGGACCCCCTGCCAAGACTGGGTTGGAATTTAGACTCCAGAGTTCCCCTGTGGTAGTGCCAATGATGGATGTTTTGCATGGGAAGCACCATACCACTACATACATCATTGTGACTCACCTCTCAGATTCTCTAGTCATTATTAATCCCACAGGGTTGCAGTTCTCAACCTTCAGTAAACATCAGAATCATTCTAGAAGCATGTTGAAAGTGCAGATCCCAGGGCCATTCCACCAGGAGATGTAGTTAAGTGAGTCCAGGATGGGGGCCAGGAATCTGTATTTAACAAGTAGACTATGTGATTCTGACACACATGGCCCTTAGACCCCATCTTGTAAAACACTATTTATAGCAGAAAACCCTATTTGAGATATTCTTTAAGTCTCATATAATGGCCATATGTATTTTTGAACATACATATTTTCTTCATGATCGATTGGTACGTTAGGGCAGTTTTTGCAGAGTACAAGGCCAAAATCAACCAGAGTTCAGTAAATTCTGTTTGTCGGCTGTCATGAATGTCACTCACTGTGCATTTGATCTACTTATAATGATGAGTctctgaggtccggagttcaataCCTggcttgccaacatggtgaaaccccatctccattgaaaatactaaaattagccaagtgtgatggcacatgcctgtagtcctagctacatgggaggctgaagcaggagaatcactcgaacctgggaggcggaggttgcagtcagcagagtgtaccactgtactccagcctgggcaacagagtaagactctgtctcaaaaaaaaaaaaaaaaaaaaaaaaaaaagatgagtctCATTTGGTCATTTAAAAGATCAAGCTGTGAATTCACCTGATAGTTTACAGTCTGGTTATTTAGGAACCAGATCTCAAAGGCAGGAAGATTTTTCTGGCACTATGGTCTTCTGGCAAAAAGGGCCATTTGGGGCTGAACATGACAAAATAAACTATTCTAGAGGCAAACACAAGGCCCAATATAAGATAAAGAGCAGCCCCAGCTGCATGAACCTGTGGCAGAGGCACTGCACTCAGAAGCAGCAAATGGGCCAGAACCCAAGGCTCTGGGTGACCATCAGCAGGGCTCGGCCAGGAGTGTGGAGAAACACCATTCATCCTAAACTGACCACCTACAGCAGGATCAGAGTGGAAGGACTGGGCTGGGAGAGCTCCAGAAAATGCTCACTGCTTCATTCACCCACTCAATAAGTGTGTTTCAAGCCCTGGGCTAGAAACAAGGGCTGCAAAGATGACTTATACAGCCATGGCCCTCCCAGAACAGAGGGGCTGACCAGCACAAATGCAGATAGAACTCACTGCATTGCCAACACCAATATGAAAGAGAGGCCTGTGAGTTGAGAGATCAGAGAAGGAGCAGGGAGATGGGAGAAGAGGTGGCAATGGTACAGGGCTCGACGGCTGAAGAGGAGTCAACCAGCCAAAGGGACAGGGAGAGGAGGGAACTCGAGGTGCaaggaacagcatatgcaaaggcacagaggcaggaaggaaCAGAGCCTGCTGGGAAAAGTAAGCAGAATAACAGGCTCCAGGGTGGCAGATGATGAAGTTGGAGTGGTGGGCCAGACCAGCAAGGCCAGGTCCATTCCAGTAAGATCACTTGGATATAGAAAATGGATTGGAGGAGAGGGCcaagacaggaggaggaggaggactgaAAAGGTGGTGTTGGGCATCTGCCTGGTACTGCTGGGCTTAGGGTACACTGACCAGTGAGGACCAGGGGACCTCAAGTCCCTCAGGCATACCCAAGGGGGTGGTGAGTGTAGGAGGGAGAGGGTGAATTATTACACAAGGTCAGTAAAATGGTGTCTCTGCATTTTGTCCCCAGGCAGCTCTCTAGATCAAAAACTAGAACCAGCTGCAAGCCCCAACAGGGACCCCCTGCAGCCTGCCTTCCCAGTCAATCAGAGGAAAACTAATGAATCATACACACAATGCTATCTCCCAGTGGGGTTAGAGTAGGGAAAGGCCCTTTGGTTTGTCTCCTGAAATCTCAGCAAAAGCTACTATATCCTAACGCCCATAGCGCCCAGACACCTCAGATGCACCCCTTACCTCCTTGGCTCGCAGCTTACAGGGTGAGGATGGGACAGCCCATGTCTcaggtgaggagactgaggtccACAGTGGGGGCAGGATGCTCCCCAGATCCAGTGTGACGCTCTGCGCCCCGGGCCAAGGTCAGGCAGGGCGCCTGGCTTCCTGGAGAGTTCATATGGGGGCTCACTCGGCCCCGCCCCCGGCTGCACTCCTGTGCCCAGGAGGCATCAGACACGGTGCGGAGCCAGCCGCGCCTGCTTCACCTGCTCCTGCTGTGCCGATGCTGCCTGCCCGAGGAGCGGAGCGGCTGCCAGGTTCCCGCCTGTACCCGCCCAGCCTGCCCCTTGTGCCCGCC contains the following coding sequences:
- the LOC126962614 gene encoding neuropeptide Y receptor type 4-2; the protein is MTVPVYSDSIIPEVYHLVRVSWNLFTSTMNTSHLLALQLPKSLQGENRSKPLGIPYNFSDPCQDSVDMMVFIVTSYSIETVVGVLGNLCLMCVTVRQKEKTNVTNLLITNLAFSDFLMCLLCQPLTAIYTIMDYWIFGETLCKMSAFIQCVSVTVSILSLVLVALERHQLIINPTGWKPSISQAYLGIVLIWVIACVLSLPFLANSILENVFHKNHSKALEFLADKVVCTESWPLAHHRTIYTTFLLLFQYCLPLGFILVCYARIYRRLQRQGRVFHKGTYSLRAGQMKQVNVVLVAMVVAFAVLWLPLHVFNSLEDWHHEAIPICHGNLIFLVCHLLAMASTCVNPFIYGFLNTNFKKEIKALVLTCQQSPPLEELEHLPLSTVHTEVSKVSLRLNGRSNPI